A genome region from Schistocerca americana isolate TAMUIC-IGC-003095 chromosome 1, iqSchAmer2.1, whole genome shotgun sequence includes the following:
- the LOC124625359 gene encoding neuropeptide-like protein 29 isoform X2, whose product MKALTTALLLTVLAAYCSATEEKTVQKRGLLGGYGGYGGGYGGYGGYGGGYGGYGGYGLSRGYGGYGGYGLGHGIGYGGYSRGISIGYGGLGGGYGGYGGYGGLGHGIGYGHHG is encoded by the exons ATGAAGGCTCTG ACCACAGCCCTGTTGCTGACTGTGCTGGCAGCTTACTGCAGCGCTACTGAGGAGAAGACAGTGCAGAAGCGAGGCCTGCTGGGTGGCTACGGAGGCTACGGCGGAGGCTACGGTGGCTACGGAGGCTACGGTGGAGGCTACGGTGGCTACGGAGGCTACGGCCTGAGCCGCGGCTATGGCGGCTACGGAGGCTACGGTCTAGGCCACGGCATCGGCTACGGTGGCTACTCCCGCGGCATCAGCATCGGCTACGGTGGACTCGGAGGCGGCTACGGTGGCTACGGAGGCTACGGTGGTCTC GGCCACGGCATTGGCTACGGTCACCATGGCTGA
- the LOC124625359 gene encoding keratin-associated protein 19-2-like isoform X1, producing MKALTTALLLTVLAAYCSATEEKTVQKRGLLGGYGGYGGGYGGYGGYGGGYGGYGGYGLSRGYGGYGGYGLGHGIGYGGYSRGISIGYGGLGGGYGGYGGYGGLGHGIGYGGYSRGISIGYGGLGGGYGGYGGYGLGHGIGYGHHG from the exons ATGAAGGCTCTG ACCACAGCCCTGTTGCTGACTGTGCTGGCAGCTTACTGCAGCGCTACTGAGGAGAAGACAGTGCAGAAGCGAGGCCTGCTGGGTGGCTACGGAGGCTACGGCGGAGGCTACGGTGGCTACGGAGGCTACGGTGGAGGCTACGGTGGCTACGGAGGCTACGGCCTGAGCCGCGGCTATGGCGGCTACGGAGGCTACGGTCTAGGCCACGGCATCGGCTACGGTGGCTACTCCCGCGGCATCAGCATCGGCTACGGTGGACTCGGAGGCGGCTACGGTGGCTACGGAGGCTACGGTGGTCTCGGCCACGGCATCGGCTACGGTGGCTACTCCCGAGGCATCAGCATCGGCTACGGTGGACTCGGAGGCGGCTACGGTGGCTACGGAGGCTACGGGCTGGGCCACGGCATTGGCTACGGTCACCATGGCTGA